The following are encoded together in the Elusimicrobiota bacterium genome:
- the infA gene encoding translation initiation factor IF-1: MQKEEKIEVVGIIKEALPSAMFRVQLENGHIVLARICGKMRLNYIRLLPGDKVKVELSPYDLTRGRITYREK, translated from the coding sequence ATGCAAAAAGAAGAAAAAATAGAGGTCGTAGGTATTATAAAAGAGGCGTTGCCATCTGCGATGTTTCGTGTTCAATTAGAAAACGGGCATATTGTGCTTGCTCGGATTTGTGGTAAGATGCGATTGAACTACATACGGCTTCTACCGGGTGATAAAGTAAAAGTTGAACTTTCACCATATGATTTAACACGAGGCCGCATTACATACAGAGAGAAATAA
- a CDS encoding adenylate kinase, giving the protein MNLILFGAPGAGKGTQAEFISKSRGLPSISTGDIFREAVESQTELGKKIASIMSRGSLVSDEIVLKIIEDRIKKEDCQNGFLMDGFPRTLPQAKGLDNILAALGKKIDKVISLEISEENIVQRLAARRICKACNYAYNLVTLPPQTDGICDKCGGTLYQREDDTERVIRNRLSVYYIETQPLIDYYRSKGLLISIDGNKSVDEIAADIALII; this is encoded by the coding sequence ATGAACTTAATCCTTTTTGGTGCGCCTGGTGCTGGTAAGGGAACCCAAGCGGAGTTTATCTCAAAAAGCAGAGGTCTTCCGTCAATTTCTACTGGCGATATTTTTAGAGAAGCGGTTGAATCGCAAACCGAACTCGGTAAAAAAATCGCAAGTATTATGTCAAGGGGTTCACTTGTATCGGATGAGATAGTGCTTAAAATTATTGAAGACCGTATCAAAAAAGAAGATTGTCAAAACGGTTTCTTGATGGATGGTTTTCCGAGAACATTGCCACAGGCAAAAGGGCTTGATAATATACTGGCAGCACTTGGCAAAAAAATTGATAAGGTAATATCACTAGAAATTTCAGAAGAAAATATAGTTCAACGATTAGCCGCACGCCGGATTTGTAAAGCATGTAATTACGCCTATAATCTTGTTACACTGCCACCACAAACTGATGGTATTTGTGATAAATGCGGTGGAACACTTTATCAGCGTGAAGATGATACCGAAAGAGTTATCCGCAACCGGCTGTCAGTATATTACATAGAGACGCAGCCGCTTATTGATTATTACAGAAGCAAAGGTCTTTTAATTTCTATTGACGGCAATAAATCGGTTGATGAGATTGCAGCGGATATAGCATTGATTATATAA
- the map gene encoding type I methionyl aminopeptidase, giving the protein MIYAKSADEILGMRQVCRIAVEVLSKVGKSIIPGITTKELENIAEKAIKSFGAKSAFLGYRGFPGIICTSVNEVVIHGIPSEQKLRHGDIIGIDVGIFYNGFYGDTAKTFKVATVSESVKKFLEVSELALSEAIKKCVAGSRIGDISAMIQETAEQNGYSVVRDFVGHGIGRELHEDPQIPNYGRAGVGTRIPENATLAIEVMLNQGSWQVRTLSDKWTVETSDNKLSAHFEHTVLIKKDGCEILTRIETPAG; this is encoded by the coding sequence ATGATTTATGCTAAATCGGCGGATGAGATTTTAGGTATGCGACAGGTATGCCGAATTGCTGTGGAAGTTCTTTCAAAAGTAGGAAAAAGTATAATACCCGGTATCACAACAAAAGAGTTAGAAAATATCGCCGAAAAAGCAATCAAATCGTTTGGTGCTAAATCAGCATTTCTAGGCTATCGCGGTTTTCCGGGTATTATTTGCACATCTGTGAATGAGGTTGTTATACACGGTATCCCGTCTGAACAGAAATTGAGACATGGCGATATTATCGGGATTGATGTTGGCATTTTCTATAACGGATTTTACGGTGATACTGCAAAAACATTTAAGGTTGCAACAGTTTCAGAAAGTGTTAAAAAATTTTTAGAAGTTTCAGAGTTAGCATTATCAGAAGCAATCAAAAAATGTGTTGCAGGCTCTCGGATAGGCGATATTTCAGCAATGATACAGGAAACTGCTGAACAAAACGGCTATTCGGTTGTCAGAGATTTTGTAGGTCACGGGATTGGCAGAGAACTCCATGAAGACCCGCAAATACCTAATTATGGCAGAGCAGGTGTTGGCACTAGAATTCCTGAAAACGCAACACTCGCAATTGAAGTAATGCTCAATCAAGGCAGTTGGCAGGTAAGGACTCTTTCTGATAAATGGACTGTTGAGACATCAGACAACAAACTTTCTGCCCATTTTGAGCATACTGTATTAATAAAAAAAGATGGCTGTGAAATTTTAACCCGAATAGAAACACCCGCGGGATAA